One genomic segment of Hordeum vulgare subsp. vulgare chromosome 2H, MorexV3_pseudomolecules_assembly, whole genome shotgun sequence includes these proteins:
- the LOC123427836 gene encoding PH, RCC1 and FYVE domains-containing protein 1, producing the protein MAGSFDGRMPTRGVEQAIVALKKGAHLLKCGKRGKPKFCPFRLSSDEKTLVWYSRDREKHLSLNSVSIVVLGQKTTNFHRQRWPEKEHQSLSLVYRNGECSLDLICRDRDQAECWHLGLTALISGSSSPFSSVGSKSSRQTTSCTTTPRSYIQRKSKLSAVHDTPRHKQVYPSYGSPKMTQKDLFGGYLDCSEALFYQRQRTFSDVDSYLERLSPKVANPVRHSLKDILVANNKHKTPTISRTPKVKAFEGPRAACRLDSLKDVFLWGDIVGSTLDSEDIPKALPRLVGSTKMLDVQSIACGQNHAAIITKQGEVFSWGKEGSGRLGHKVNDSAPCPKMVESLASVHVKAVAFGSKHTCAVTVSGELFEWGEGAHSLGLLNNWHGRNQWLPHKLFGPMDNISVSKIACGDWHTAIMTSSGQLFTYGDGTFGVLGHGNTQGIARPKEVESLKGLRVKSVACGPWHTAAIVEGMSSFKCNAPIGNLFTWGDADKGKLGHADKKMKLVPTCVDSLISHDFLQVSCGMALTVVLTSNGVVFTIGSSKHGKLGNPQADGESVCTVGGVLKNEFVTEISSGSSHVAVLTMNGKVFTWGKGADGQLGLGDYANRSSPTLVEALEGRQVQSIACGSNFSAAICLHKGISVKDQPICSRCQMVFNFTRKKHNCYNCGSMFCNSCSSNKTANAALAPDRNRRYRVCDACFCQLEKVLYSGEVKPQPKISKGEMFKAEIMAYTPKLSRLFKEANLIVEKMASVQGHNQRNMDSVDPVQVKTQRWGQVECPAKFLSAQDNFRHQLVPNNQMSGVSFSQRMHDAVGLKAGNSLRQSTDSQRDEMSMMERILTEEVKQLRSQVTALAEQCQQKNLVVQVYKQRLDETWLLVRDEAAKCKAAKDIIKVLTNQCNALSAKLSVGQQPENLKITPNSIPEQAPSPGGSFSHRNIARTFDRDGYTTEADSVDTPVEGVIEQIERGVYVTLAVSSSGKKDIRRIRFSRKHFGEKAAQCWWEENKSRVYANYSVEQAATPHPNRA; encoded by the exons ATGGCTGGGAGCTTCGACGGGAGGATGCCAACCAGAGGCGTGGAGCAG GCCATTGTTGCTCTCAAGAAGGGCGCGCATCTCCTCAAGTGCGGCAAGAGAGGGAAGCCCAAGTTCTGCCCCTTCAGGCTCTCTTCT GATGAGAAGACACTGGTGTGGTACTCGAGAGACAGGGAAAAACACCTGAGCTTAAACTCTGTGTCAATTGTAGTTCTTGGACAGAAGACT ACAAACTTTCATCGTCAGCGTTGGCCGGAGAAGGAGCACCAATCCTTGTCGCTCGTATACAGAAACGGCGAGTGCTCACTCGACTTG ATCTGCAGAGACAGAGATCAAGCTGAGTGCTGGCATCTTGGCTTGACAGCCTTGATATCAGGTTCTTCTAGTCCATTTTCATCTGTTGGGTCAAAGAGCAGCAGGCAGACGACCAGTTGCACAACTACTCCCCGCAGCTATATTCAGCGAAAGAGCAAGCTATCAGCTGTGCATGACACGCCAAGGCACAAACAG GTATATCCATCTTATGGGAGTCCTAAGATGACACAGAAAGATTTATTTGGTGGTTACCTTGATTGTTCGGAAGCATTATTTTACCAAAGACAGCGAACATTTTCGGACGTAGACTCTTACCTGGAGAGGCTTAGTCCCAAGGTGGCAAATCCAGTTAGACATAGTTTGAAGGACATTTTGGTTGCTAACAACAAACACAAGACGCCGACAATTAGTCGAACACCTAAAGTGAAAGCATTTGAAGGGCCCCGTGCAGCATGCAGACTGGATTCTCTGAAGGATGTTTTTCTCTGGGGAGATATTGTTGGCAGTACGTTAGACAGTGAAGATATCCCAAAGGCACTTCCGAGGTTAGTGGGATCAACCAAAATGCTTGATGTACAGAGCATTGCTTGTGGGCAGAATCATGCAGCCATAATCACCAAGCAAGGGGAGGTCTTCTCCTGGGGCAAGGAGGGTAGCGGGAGACTGGGACACAAAGTAAATGACAGCGCCCCGTGCCCTAAAATGGTCGAGTCTCTTGCCTCTGTACATGTGAAGGCTGTTGCATTTGGTTCAAAGCACACCTGTGCAGTCACGGTTTCTGGCGAACTTTTTGAATGGGGTGAAGGAGCTCACAGCTTGGGTTTGTTGAATAACTGGCATGGAAGGAACCAATGGTTACCCCACAAATTGTTTGGCCCTATGGACAACATTTCTGTGTCGAAAATTGCCTGTGGCGACTGGCACACAGCTATTATGACATCTTCTGGTCAGCTATTCACATATGGGGATGGTACATTTGGTGTTCTTGGGCATGGGAATACACAAGGAATTGCTAGGCCAAAAGAAGTAGAGTCCTTAAAAGGGTTACGGGTGAAATCTGTGGCATGCGGGCCATGGCACACGGCTGCCATTGTTGAAGGAATGAGCAGTTTCAAGTGCAACGCTCCAATTGGCAATCTGTTCACATGGGGTGATGCAGATAAAGGGAAGCTGGGTCATGCTGACAAGAAGATGAAGCTTGTACCAACATGCGTTGATTCACTCATCAGTCATGATTTTCTTCAGGTATCATGTGGGATGGCTCTGACTGTTGTGCTAACATCTAATGGGGTGGTATTTACTATCGGAAGCTCCAAACATGGGAAACTAGGGAACCCACAGGCAGATGGTGAATCTGTTTGTACTGTCGGAGGAGTACTTAAGAATGAGTTTGTGACAGAGATATCATCTGGTTCTTCCCACGTAGCCGTGCTGACTATGAACGGAAAGGTTTTCACCTGGGGTAAAGGTGCGGACGGACAACTTGGTTTAGGTGACTATGCCAATAGGAGCTCTCCTACTTTAGTAGAGGCATTAGAAGGTAGACAAGTTCAGAGTATAGCTTGTGGCTCCAATTTTAGTGCTGCAATCTGTTTGCATAAGGGTATCTCAGTGAAGGACCAACCCATATGTAGCAGATGTCAGATGGTCTTTAATTTTACTAGAAAGAAACACAACTGTTACAACTGTGGTTCCATGTTCTGCAACTCCTGCAGTAGTAATAAGACCGCAAATGCAGCACTTGCACCAGACAGGAACAGAAGGTATCGTGTCTGCGATGCGTGTTTCTGTCAACTAGAGAAAGTCTTGTACTCTGGAGAAGTCAAGCCGCAACCAAAGATCAGCAAAGGAGAGATGTTCAAAGCAGAAATAATGGCATACACACCTAAGTTGTCACGTTTATTCAAGGAAGCAAACCTCATTGTCGAAAAGATGGCTTCAGTACAAGGTCACAATCAGAGAAATATGGACTCCGTTGATCCAGTGCAAGTGAAAACTCAAAGATGGGGGCAAGTTGAGTGTCCTGCCAAATTTTTATCTGCACAAGATAATTTCAGACATCAGTTGGTACCAAATAATCAGATGTCCGGTGTCTCTTTTTCCCAAAGAATGCATGATGCTGTAGGGCTGAAGGCTGGAAACTCTTTGCGACAGTCTACTGATAGCCAGAGAGATGAAATGAGTATGATGGAAAGAATACTCACTGAGGAAGTAAAGCAGCTGCGCTCACAG GTCACGGCTCTTGCAGAGCAATGCCAGCAGAAAAATCTTGTAGTCCAAGTGTACAAACAAAGACTTGATGAAACATGGCTCCTTGTTAGGGATGAGGCTGCAAAGTGTAAAGCTGCCAAAGATATCATAAAGGTTCTAACTAACCAG TGTAATGCCTTGTCAGCGAAACTTTCAGTTGGCCAGCAACCAGAGAACTTAAAGATTACACCTAATAGCATCCCAGAACAAGCACCGTCACCAGGTGGATCATTCAGTCATCGGAATATCGCCAGAACATTCGACCGTGATGGCTACACCACGGAAGCAGACTCCGTGGACACTCCTGTCGAAGGTGTTATAGAGCAGATTGAACGAGGAGTGTATGTCACGCTTGCCGTatcctcaagtggaaagaaagacATAAGGCGGATAAGATTCAG TCGGAAGCATTTCGGCGAGAAGGCCGCTCAGTGCTGGTGGGAGGAGAACAAGAGCAGGGTATATGCAAATTACAGCGTTGAGCAAGCGGCGACGCCACACCCCAACCGGGCTTAA
- the LOC123427837 gene encoding uncharacterized protein LOC123427837, producing the protein MVLTAYSASVGGRLPSSATYVCPLLLMVFKAPLLLRSCSTMSPAFKRLEVWNPARRGSAASGSPSSPTTALCGSLRRRFRRRSLRHSPPAAHLYIRKSSVLVITGSNTR; encoded by the exons ATGGTCTTGACGGCGTACTCTGCTTCTGTCGGTGGAAGATTGCCGTCCTCAGCAACTTATGTGTGCCCTCTGCTTCTGATGGTCTTCAAGGCACCGCTGCTGCTCCGAAGCTGCAGCACCATGTCGCCTGCTTTTAAACGTCTGGAG GTGTGGAATCCCGCCAGGCGTGGCTCTGCAGCGTCGGGTTCGCCCAGTTCCCCGACGACCGCGCTGTGTGGGTCGCTGAGACGCCGCTTCCGGAGAAGAAGTCTACGACATTCGCCGCCCGCCGCCCACCTGTACATCAG GAAGAGCTCTGTACTTGTTATCACCGGCAGCAACACGAGATGA
- the LOC123427840 gene encoding protein REVEILLE 1-like, which produces MARFQETKPDLSNSGSDTRMMGEARLPKARKPYMITKQREKWTEEEHRLFLEAMQLHGRAWRRIQEHIGTKTAVQIRSHAQKFFSKVTRDSSGDSGGNSSSGAAGPPIQIPPPRPKRKSVHPYPCNLRSAQPGKHAHALLRVDRPRLSMCEQGNGSPTSVVTTSRIALGSESFDSDTSTIDIEEPCPTPSTGTADVAVQAPPTDDDAKRSKDSGSNSEEVVCDNTSDAPVLKLFGKTVVVNPGTCNLQTASDMELDTSAETPTSAPEAKTWSPWLANSQQFMYYVPQGAVFFSYNNGSAPYPMPSSPKADQQHEQQASEAAAELRRREASSNTASSSVAETTARNSAESCTGAVGGDDEMSHAAGLRKPVSPAFVQQRGFMPYKRCAAETRALLPQAPREEADREMTRLCL; this is translated from the exons ATGGCCCGTTTTCAG GAAACCAAGCCGGATCTGTCGAATTCCGGCAGCGACACGCGGATGATGGGCGAGGCCCGCCTCCCCAAGGCGCGGAAGCCCTACATGATCACCAAACAGCGGGAGAAATGGACCGAGGAGGAGCACCGGCTCTTCCTGGAAGCCATGCAGCTCCATGGCCGCGCATGGCGCCGGATTCAAG AGCACATAGGCACCAAGACGGCCGTGCAGATCAGGAGCCACGCGCAGAAGTTCTTCTCCAAGGTCACCCGGGACTCGTCCGGGGACAGCGGCGGCAACAGcagctccggcgccgccgggcCGCCGATCCAGATCCCGCCGCCGCGGCCCAAGAGGAAGTCGGTGCACCCGTACCCGTGCAACCTGAGGAGCGCGCAGCCGGGGAAGCACGCCCACGCGCTGCTGCGGGTCGACAGGCCTCGGCTGTCCATGTGTGAGCAGGGGAATGGCTCGCCGACATCCGTGGTGACCACCTCGCGGATAGCCCTCGGCTCCGAGAGCTTCGACAGCGACACGTCCACCATCGACATTGAAGAGCCATGCCCCACGCCCAGCACGGGGACAGCTGATGTCGCTGTGCAAGCGCCACCAACCGACGATGATGCTAag AGATCCAAAGACAGCGGTAGCAATTCGGAAGAAGTGGTGTGTGACAACACGTCCGATGCTCCGGTCCTGAAGCTGTTTGGGAAGACGGTTGTCGTGAACCCTGGTACATGCAACCTGCAAACTGCATCAGATATGGAACTGGATACTTCGGCCGAGACACCCACCAGTGCACCAGAAGCAAAAACATGGAGCCCATGGCTGGCAAACTCGCAGCAGTTCATGTACTATGTTCCTCAGGGGGCAGTCTTCTTCAGCTACAACAATGGAAGTGCACCGTACCCCATGCCGTCGAGCCCCAAGGCAGATCAACAGCACGAGCAACAGGCTTCTGAAGCCGCCGCCGAGCTTAGGCGGAGGGAAGCGTCGTCGAACACGGCCTCCAGCAGTGTGGCTGAAACAACAGCCCGCAATTCTGCAGAATCATGCACTGGAGCGGTCGGCGGTGACGACGAGATGTCGCATGCTGCAGGTTTGAGAAAACCTGTGAGCCCGGCTTTCGTCCAGCAGCGAGGCTTCATGCCATACAAGAGGTGTGCAGCTGAGACCAGGGCGCTACTGCCCCAGGCTCCCAGGGAGGAGGCGGATAGAGAGATGACAAGGCTGTGCTTGTAA